The following coding sequences lie in one Myxosarcina sp. GI1 genomic window:
- a CDS encoding IS630 family transposase produces the protein MRKDLGNQIQKALLRSALAPQERGRKSQGFPRWTLKRFVHWLKQKWKINCCRETVRKTLKQMGFSWKKAKKLLNKGNTAKRAEFVEQITELLEDALHQKRLIIYIDEAHIHLDTDEGYGWSIRGERFWVSSSSPGRKKVSFYGVYLYNQAQTRIFPYEKAEKINTIDVLKKLRVEFPQQQITVVWDGAPYHRAKVVTEAASAMDIHLLQLPGYSPDFMPVEHLWQWLREDITYHVCYDQQQELISAVADFQHLINTTPLFLSDRLWVKKHLDPEEEKLRFSK, from the coding sequence GTGCGAAAAGATTTAGGGAATCAAATCCAGAAAGCTCTTTTAAGGTCAGCATTAGCACCACAAGAAAGAGGGAGGAAATCTCAAGGGTTTCCACGTTGGACGTTAAAAAGATTCGTCCACTGGCTGAAACAGAAGTGGAAGATAAATTGTTGTCGAGAGACAGTCAGAAAAACTCTTAAGCAGATGGGTTTTTCCTGGAAGAAAGCGAAGAAGTTGCTTAATAAAGGCAATACCGCCAAAAGAGCTGAATTTGTCGAACAAATTACTGAATTATTAGAGGATGCACTTCATCAAAAGCGATTAATTATCTATATTGATGAAGCCCATATACATTTAGATACCGATGAAGGTTACGGTTGGTCAATTCGGGGAGAAAGGTTTTGGGTCAGCTCTAGTTCTCCTGGAAGAAAGAAAGTCTCTTTTTATGGTGTTTACCTCTATAATCAGGCGCAAACCAGAATTTTTCCTTATGAGAAAGCAGAGAAAATTAATACCATTGATGTTCTCAAAAAGTTGCGAGTCGAATTTCCCCAGCAACAAATAACTGTGGTTTGGGATGGCGCACCATATCATCGTGCTAAAGTGGTCACCGAGGCAGCATCAGCAATGGACATCCATCTTCTACAATTACCTGGCTATAGCCCAGATTTTATGCCTGTCGAACATCTTTGGCAATGGCTCAGAGAAGACATAACTTATCATGTTTGTTATGACCAACAACAAGAGTTAATTTCTGCTGTTGCTGATTTTCAGCATCTAATTAATACTACTCCACTGTTTTTAAGCGATCGCTTGTGGGTTAAAAAACACCTCGATCCAGAAGAAGAAAAACTACGGTTTTCAAAGTAG
- a CDS encoding helix-turn-helix domain-containing protein, with protein sequence MLKVDYARWNQSKELLRTEALAAKHPRTRERLMALYEISEGKSATKVGEQTRRNPQTVMEWVHRYNQEGLKAVEYQRTGGRNPFFPKRCEKI encoded by the coding sequence ATGTTAAAAGTAGATTACGCTCGTTGGAATCAAAGCAAAGAGTTATTAAGAACAGAGGCATTGGCTGCCAAACATCCTCGAACAAGAGAGAGACTGATGGCATTGTATGAAATTAGTGAAGGGAAAAGTGCTACAAAGGTAGGGGAACAAACCCGAAGAAATCCCCAAACAGTAATGGAATGGGTGCATCGTTATAATCAAGAAGGTCTCAAAGCCGTCGAGTATCAAAGAACGGGAGGAAGAAACCCTTTTTTTCCGAAACGGTGCGAAAAGATTTAG
- the ppsA gene encoding phosphoenolpyruvate synthase, with amino-acid sequence MNEKHQNAYTCWFAELTNQDVELVGGKNASLGEMIRSLKDEKVSVPDGFATTAKAYREFLQHNDLTEEIKSQIGDLEAGKQSLEETGKTIRRLFYQAEFPQEVDHAIRQSYQELSQRYDTEEVDIAARSSATAEDLPDASFAGQQETFLNVTGEAEVLEACRKCYASLFTNRAISYREEKGFDHLQVALSVGIQKMVRSDRASAGVMFSIDTETGFPDAAIITAAWGLGENVVQGTVNPDQYTVFKPLLKEGLEPIIEKTKGSKEKKMVYATEGSKTIKNVDTSGKERQAFVLSDKEILQLANWAVAIESHYGKPMDMEWAKDGDTNELYIVQARPETVQSQKSASSLKTYKLKEQGEEIIAGLSIGEAIASGKVCRVKSSQDIERVEDNSILVTEMTDPDWVPIMKRVAGIVTDYGGRTCHAAIVSRELGIPAIVGTGDATRTLETGTEVTISCAEGDRGIVYEGKLEYATEEIDLDDVPETKTQLMMNIASPAAAFRWWRLPAEGIGLARMEFAINNIVKIHPLALIHYDELEDKEAWQQIRDLTQGYEDKRDYFVDKLAQGIGKIAAAQYPHPVIVRMSDFKTNEYANLIGGQQFEPKEENPMLGFRGASRYYSDRYREGFALECRAIKQIREKIGFDNVIIMIPFCRTLEEADKVLEVLAENGLKKGENGLQVYVMCEIPSNVELAAEFSDRFDGFSIGSNDLTQLVLGVDRDSAELSHLFNEQDLAVKRTIRRLIDTARQKGRKVGICGQAPSDYPDFAAFLVEAGIDTISLNPDSVIQVKRRVAEVEKNINL; translated from the coding sequence ATGAATGAAAAACATCAAAACGCCTATACTTGCTGGTTTGCCGAATTAACCAATCAGGATGTAGAACTAGTAGGAGGTAAAAACGCCTCTTTAGGAGAAATGATTCGTTCTCTTAAAGATGAAAAAGTAAGCGTACCCGATGGATTTGCCACTACTGCCAAAGCTTATCGAGAATTTTTGCAACACAATGACTTGACCGAAGAAATTAAGTCTCAAATTGGCGATTTGGAAGCTGGCAAACAGTCTTTAGAAGAGACGGGAAAAACAATACGTCGTTTATTTTACCAGGCTGAATTTCCCCAGGAAGTCGATCACGCCATTCGCCAGTCATACCAGGAACTAAGTCAAAGATATGATACTGAAGAAGTAGATATTGCTGCTAGAAGTAGCGCGACTGCCGAAGATTTACCAGATGCCAGCTTTGCAGGACAGCAAGAAACCTTTCTCAATGTGACGGGAGAAGCAGAGGTATTAGAAGCTTGTCGCAAGTGCTATGCTTCCTTATTTACCAATCGCGCTATCAGCTACCGCGAAGAAAAAGGATTCGATCATCTTCAGGTCGCCCTTTCAGTGGGTATTCAAAAGATGGTGCGGAGCGATCGCGCCAGTGCGGGAGTGATGTTTTCTATCGATACGGAAACGGGTTTTCCCGATGCGGCAATTATTACCGCTGCCTGGGGTTTGGGTGAAAATGTGGTGCAGGGTACGGTAAACCCCGATCAATATACAGTTTTTAAACCTTTGCTTAAAGAAGGGTTAGAGCCGATTATTGAAAAAACCAAAGGTAGCAAAGAGAAAAAAATGGTCTATGCTACCGAAGGCAGTAAAACTATTAAAAATGTCGATACTTCGGGTAAAGAACGTCAAGCGTTTGTGTTATCCGATAAGGAGATTTTACAACTTGCAAATTGGGCAGTAGCAATTGAATCTCACTACGGCAAGCCAATGGATATGGAATGGGCAAAAGACGGCGATACAAACGAACTCTATATCGTTCAGGCACGTCCCGAAACCGTACAGTCCCAAAAATCTGCCAGTTCCCTCAAGACATACAAGCTAAAAGAACAGGGTGAGGAAATAATCGCAGGTTTGAGTATTGGAGAAGCGATCGCATCGGGTAAAGTGTGTCGGGTTAAAAGTTCGCAAGATATCGAGCGTGTCGAAGACAACAGCATTCTCGTTACCGAAATGACCGATCCCGACTGGGTGCCAATTATGAAGCGCGTAGCGGGAATTGTTACCGACTACGGCGGACGCACCTGTCACGCGGCAATAGTCAGTAGAGAATTGGGCATTCCAGCTATTGTGGGGACGGGAGATGCTACTCGTACCTTAGAAACAGGTACGGAAGTAACTATATCCTGTGCTGAAGGCGATCGCGGCATCGTCTATGAAGGTAAATTAGAGTACGCTACCGAAGAAATTGACCTCGATGACGTTCCCGAAACCAAAACCCAACTAATGATGAACATTGCCAGTCCTGCCGCCGCTTTTCGCTGGTGGCGACTGCCAGCCGAGGGTATCGGTTTGGCAAGAATGGAGTTTGCGATCAATAACATCGTCAAAATTCACCCTCTAGCTTTGATTCATTACGACGAACTAGAAGACAAAGAAGCCTGGCAGCAAATACGAGATCTGACTCAGGGATACGAAGACAAACGAGATTATTTCGTAGATAAACTGGCTCAGGGTATTGGCAAAATAGCCGCCGCTCAATATCCCCATCCCGTTATCGTCCGCATGAGCGACTTTAAAACCAATGAATACGCCAACCTAATCGGCGGACAGCAGTTTGAACCGAAAGAAGAAAACCCGATGCTAGGATTTCGCGGTGCGAGTCGCTACTACAGCGATCGCTATCGAGAGGGATTTGCTCTCGAATGTCGTGCTATTAAGCAGATAAGAGAAAAAATTGGTTTTGACAACGTAATTATTATGATTCCTTTCTGCCGAACTCTAGAAGAAGCAGACAAGGTATTAGAAGTACTGGCAGAAAATGGCTTGAAAAAGGGAGAAAACGGCTTGCAGGTATATGTAATGTGTGAAATTCCCTCTAATGTCGAACTAGCTGCCGAATTTAGCGATCGCTTCGATGGCTTTTCGATTGGCAGTAACGACCTAACACAGTTAGTTTTAGGCGTAGACCGCGATTCTGCCGAACTATCTCACTTATTTAACGAACAAGATCTTGCTGTTAAACGCACGATTCGCCGTCTGATCGATACCGCTCGTCAAAAAGGACGTAAAGTAGGTATCTGCGGACAGGCACCAAGCGACTATCCCGACTTTGCTGCTTTCTTAGTAGAGGCTGGCATCGATACTATCTCCCTCAATCCCGATAGCGTTATTCAAGTCAAGCGGCGCGTTGCTGAAGTAGAAAAAAATATCAATTTGTAA
- the rplI gene encoding 50S ribosomal protein L9 — MSKRISVVLNQSVSKLGNNGDLVEVAPGYARNYLIPQSLAVLATPGIVKQVEQRREKERQEKLAVKQAAENKKTAFKTIGLLTIRKQVGEADAIFGSVTAQEIADVIQEQTGIEVDRRGIEVPDISKTGEYQAEVKLHPEVSAMVDFQVIPL; from the coding sequence ATGTCCAAACGTATATCTGTAGTTTTAAACCAAAGTGTCAGTAAATTAGGTAACAACGGCGACTTGGTAGAAGTTGCCCCAGGTTATGCACGCAACTATCTTATTCCTCAGAGTTTAGCCGTTTTGGCAACGCCAGGAATTGTCAAACAGGTAGAACAAAGAAGAGAAAAAGAAAGACAAGAAAAGCTAGCCGTCAAGCAAGCCGCAGAAAATAAAAAAACTGCTTTCAAAACTATTGGTCTTTTGACTATTCGCAAACAAGTAGGGGAAGCAGATGCCATTTTTGGTAGCGTTACCGCGCAAGAAATTGCCGATGTCATTCAAGAACAAACTGGTATTGAGGTAGATCGTAGAGGTATTGAAGTTCCCGACATTAGTAAAACTGGAGAATATCAGGCAGAAGTCAAATTACACCCAGAGGTTTCAGCAATGGTAGATTTTCAAGTTATACCTTTGTAA
- a CDS encoding DUF4230 domain-containing protein has product MNQTKPSRSTWQLLLLIVTSNVCATVLLIIFGIWKTSDRFLATLQGFLQPQPLQLQSEISGAIAEKIKSVEELTTTVYTIETVVPTSADRKIGKFSLATTKLLYIARGEVKAGIDLSNITANNISVSDNQITVNLPSPQILDSKIDVNASRVYDYDRGFLNLGPDVAPQLQTLAQRQTLEYIVNNACHDGILTTANKKAETAIAQLLTITNDRDIAVKTTATSPQLCLESVKAE; this is encoded by the coding sequence ATGAACCAAACCAAACCATCGCGATCGACTTGGCAACTTTTGCTTTTAATAGTTACTAGTAACGTTTGTGCGACTGTTTTATTAATAATATTTGGTATTTGGAAAACAAGTGATCGCTTTTTAGCGACTCTACAAGGGTTTTTGCAACCGCAACCACTGCAACTGCAAAGCGAAATATCTGGCGCGATCGCCGAAAAAATTAAAAGCGTAGAAGAATTAACAACTACCGTTTATACTATTGAAACAGTTGTGCCTACATCTGCCGATCGCAAAATTGGCAAATTTTCTCTCGCTACTACCAAACTACTGTACATAGCTCGCGGTGAAGTCAAAGCGGGTATAGATTTAAGTAACATTACTGCAAATAATATTAGCGTTAGCGATAACCAAATTACAGTCAACCTACCATCACCTCAAATACTCGACAGCAAGATAGATGTTAATGCTTCTCGCGTTTATGATTACGATCGCGGATTTCTCAATTTAGGTCCCGATGTCGCACCACAACTGCAAACTCTAGCGCAGCGGCAGACTTTAGAATATATAGTTAACAACGCTTGTCATGATGGCATTTTAACTACTGCCAACAAAAAAGCCGAAACTGCGATCGCTCAACTGCTCACAATTACCAACGATAGAGATATTGCCGTAAAAACCACTGCTACTTCTCCTCAATTATGTTTGGAAAGTGTAAAAGCAGAATAA
- the htpG gene encoding molecular chaperone HtpG, whose protein sequence is MAVLEKGNITIHTENIFPIIKKSLYTDHEIFLRELISNSVDAISKLKMASLAGETQGEIEEPKITIALDKTNKTISVSDNGIGMTADEVKKYINQVAFSSAEDFIKKYEQNSNDLIGHFGLGFYSSFMVAQKVDIDTLSYKEGATAVHWSCDGSPEFELTESDRKKVGTTITLTLQDDEVEYAEPQRVRQLVKTYCDFMPVKIVLDGEQINKQEALWKKSPQELKDEDYLEFYRYLYPFQEDPLLWVHLKTDYPFLLNGILYFPKLKPDVDVSKGQIKLFCNQVFVSDHCEEIIPEFLMPLRGVIDSPDIPLNVSRSALTNDRTVRRIADFIAKKIGDRLKSLYNDDRSEYIRCWTDVGTFVKYGAIRNEKFKKQVEDFIIYQTTYQPDSAAKAEETPKVEVQAESGDAWQDVSDKKDNVATEPYTTLQEYLDRNKEKQENRVIYCSNPDTQSTYVELYKKQGLEVLFLDSFIDANYFIPFLEREYSDVKFSRVDSELDNTLVEDDKAQEIVDPKTNKTRNELIKELFEKAINKPRVNIKTQAIKSDDPQGTPPAMVLLPEAMRRLQEMTALMQETSMAFPEDHILLINTAHPLIQNLLDLDRGTIIQGSGDGSNPMVNLMCQHIYDLALMAQKAFDADGMKSFVERSNRVLTQLTQK, encoded by the coding sequence ATGGCTGTACTTGAAAAAGGCAACATCACGATTCATACCGAGAATATCTTCCCAATTATTAAAAAGTCCCTTTACACCGACCACGAAATCTTTTTACGGGAATTGATCTCTAACTCTGTCGATGCTATTTCCAAGCTTAAAATGGCATCTTTAGCAGGAGAAACTCAAGGAGAAATTGAAGAACCTAAAATTACTATCGCTTTAGACAAGACGAATAAAACTATTTCTGTCTCCGATAACGGTATTGGAATGACAGCTGATGAGGTAAAAAAATACATCAACCAGGTAGCTTTCTCTAGTGCCGAAGACTTTATTAAAAAGTACGAACAAAATTCCAACGATTTGATCGGTCACTTTGGCTTGGGTTTTTATTCCTCATTTATGGTGGCGCAAAAAGTAGATATCGATACTCTTTCTTACAAAGAAGGTGCGACTGCCGTACACTGGTCTTGTGATGGTTCTCCAGAATTTGAGTTAACAGAGAGCGATCGCAAAAAGGTAGGAACGACTATTACTCTAACCCTGCAAGATGATGAAGTAGAATATGCCGAACCGCAACGAGTCAGACAGTTAGTTAAAACCTACTGTGACTTTATGCCAGTTAAAATCGTTCTTGACGGGGAACAAATTAACAAGCAGGAGGCTCTGTGGAAAAAATCGCCTCAAGAACTCAAAGATGAAGATTATTTAGAGTTCTATCGCTATCTCTATCCCTTTCAAGAAGATCCTTTGTTATGGGTGCATTTAAAAACTGACTATCCCTTCTTACTCAACGGAATTCTTTACTTCCCCAAACTCAAGCCAGATGTAGACGTATCTAAAGGACAAATTAAGCTTTTCTGCAATCAGGTATTTGTTAGCGACCACTGCGAAGAAATTATTCCCGAATTTTTGATGCCGTTACGAGGTGTTATCGATAGTCCCGATATTCCTTTAAATGTTTCTCGTAGTGCTTTAACTAACGATCGCACCGTTCGCCGTATCGCTGACTTTATTGCTAAAAAAATAGGCGATCGCTTAAAATCTCTTTACAACGATGACCGCAGTGAATATATTCGCTGTTGGACGGATGTAGGCACATTTGTTAAGTATGGCGCGATCAGAAATGAAAAATTCAAAAAACAAGTTGAAGATTTCATTATCTACCAGACTACCTATCAGCCAGATAGTGCTGCCAAAGCTGAAGAAACTCCGAAGGTAGAAGTTCAAGCCGAATCGGGAGATGCCTGGCAAGATGTTTCGGATAAGAAAGACAATGTCGCTACCGAACCCTATACTACTTTACAAGAGTATCTCGATCGCAATAAAGAGAAGCAGGAAAATCGCGTTATTTACTGTAGCAATCCCGATACTCAAAGCACCTATGTCGAACTATATAAAAAACAGGGTTTGGAAGTTCTGTTTTTAGATTCTTTTATCGATGCCAATTACTTTATTCCTTTCTTAGAAAGAGAATATTCGGACGTTAAATTCTCTCGCGTCGATTCCGAACTAGATAATACCCTGGTTGAAGACGACAAGGCACAAGAAATAGTCGATCCCAAAACCAATAAAACTCGCAACGAATTAATTAAAGAACTGTTCGAGAAAGCAATAAATAAACCCAGAGTCAATATCAAGACTCAAGCGATCAAATCCGACGATCCGCAGGGTACGCCACCTGCAATGGTTTTATTACCAGAAGCGATGCGTCGCTTGCAGGAAATGACGGCATTAATGCAGGAAACATCTATGGCATTCCCCGAAGATCATATCTTGTTAATTAACACCGCTCATCCTTTAATTCAAAATCTACTCGATTTAGATCGCGGTACGATTATTCAAGGCAGTGGCGATGGCAGTAACCCTATGGTCAACCTCATGTGCCAACATATTTACGACTTGGCGTTAATGGCACAAAAAGCCTTTGATGCCGACGGTATGAAGTCTTTTGTCGAGCGTTCCAATCGAGTTTTAACACAGCTAACCCAGAAGTAG
- the rpmB gene encoding 50S ribosomal protein L28, translating into MARRCQLTGKKANNAYAVSHSHRRTKKLQEANLQWKKVWWTEGNRWVKLRLSTKAIKTLEKKGVGAMAKEAGINLNKY; encoded by the coding sequence GTGGCTCGTAGATGTCAACTTACAGGTAAAAAAGCAAATAACGCCTATGCGGTGTCTCACTCTCACCGTCGTACCAAAAAACTACAGGAAGCAAATCTTCAATGGAAAAAAGTTTGGTGGACAGAAGGCAATCGTTGGGTTAAATTGCGTCTTTCTACCAAAGCAATTAAAACTTTGGAGAAAAAAGGCGTTGGTGCTATGGCAAAAGAAGCAGGAATTAATCTCAACAAATATTAA